A single Nostoc sp. PCC 7107 DNA region contains:
- a CDS encoding low specificity L-threonine aldolase, translating to MSMNAEQFASDNYSGICPEALEYMLQANLGSAPAYGNDEWTQKVSDYFRELFEINCEVFFTFNGTAANSLSLAALCQSYHSVICHETAHIETDECGAPEFASNGSKLLLAPGENGKLTAQSIEAIVTKRQDIHYPKPKVISITQSTELGTVYSIAELLEIKEVAQKYKLKIHMDGARFANAVAAMNKTPAEITWKSGVDVLCFCGTKNGMALGEAILFFNKALAEDFDYRCKQAGQLASKMRFISAPWLGLLETGAWLKNARHANQCAEYLENQLLQIDGVEIMFTREANAVFVKLPEQAIQKLKDKNWQFYTFIGVGGVRFMCSWNTTKTRMDELVRDIQAAIA from the coding sequence ATGAGTATGAATGCCGAACAATTTGCTAGTGATAATTACTCCGGTATTTGTCCAGAAGCACTAGAATATATGCTGCAAGCAAACCTTGGCAGTGCGCCGGCATACGGTAATGATGAATGGACGCAAAAAGTTTCCGACTATTTTCGAGAACTATTTGAAATTAATTGTGAGGTATTTTTTACCTTTAATGGTACAGCCGCAAATTCTTTATCTTTAGCAGCATTATGTCAGTCTTATCATAGTGTGATTTGTCATGAGACGGCGCATATAGAAACAGATGAATGTGGTGCGCCAGAATTTGCTTCTAACGGTTCTAAACTGCTATTAGCTCCAGGAGAAAATGGCAAGTTAACAGCGCAAAGCATAGAAGCCATTGTCACCAAGCGTCAAGATATTCATTATCCTAAACCTAAAGTTATTAGTATTACCCAATCAACAGAATTAGGCACTGTATATTCTATTGCCGAACTTTTGGAGATTAAAGAAGTTGCTCAAAAATATAAATTAAAAATTCACATGGATGGCGCTCGGTTTGCAAATGCTGTGGCGGCGATGAATAAAACACCCGCAGAAATAACCTGGAAAAGTGGTGTGGATGTGTTGTGTTTTTGCGGGACAAAAAATGGGATGGCTTTAGGAGAAGCAATTCTGTTTTTTAATAAAGCCTTAGCCGAAGATTTTGATTATCGCTGCAAGCAAGCAGGACAATTAGCTTCTAAAATGCGGTTTATTTCTGCCCCTTGGTTGGGTTTGTTGGAAACAGGTGCATGGCTCAAAAATGCCCGCCATGCAAACCAGTGTGCAGAATATTTAGAAAATCAACTATTACAAATAGATGGTGTAGAAATCATGTTTACACGGGAAGCTAATGCTGTATTTGTCAAATTGCCAGAGCAGGCTATTCAAAAGTTAAAAGATAAGAATTGGCAATTTTATACATTTATCGGTGTCGGCGGAGTGCGTTTTATGTGTTCTTGGAATACAACTAAAACAAGAATGGATGAGTTAGTGAGAGATATTCAGGCAGCGATCGCTTAA
- a CDS encoding DUF2996 domain-containing protein — MADETNHNQVPSTSEPVATDLPTANTPDPKAANSKVNPNAAQPADGAEKPAAKAAKKEKAPAVEDKPFPEFIQQEYLPALQKAIAEEGVKDLQLSFAKQKLPIAGLPADEEYWQVIGSWQNGQRQFNVYFPDEDIQGQKGFSCNEGKKTSTLESFLIDERKTTLDLLVFGLVRRLNSQKWLGRN, encoded by the coding sequence ATGGCAGATGAAACCAATCACAATCAAGTTCCCAGCACCAGCGAACCAGTAGCCACAGATTTACCTACTGCCAACACACCAGACCCCAAAGCAGCCAACTCCAAAGTTAACCCTAACGCTGCTCAACCCGCAGATGGAGCAGAAAAACCCGCCGCTAAAGCCGCCAAAAAAGAGAAAGCTCCAGCCGTTGAAGATAAACCATTTCCAGAGTTTATCCAGCAGGAGTACTTACCAGCTTTGCAAAAGGCGATCGCGGAGGAAGGCGTAAAAGATTTACAATTATCTTTTGCCAAACAAAAACTACCCATCGCTGGCTTACCAGCAGACGAAGAATACTGGCAAGTTATCGGCAGTTGGCAAAATGGTCAGCGTCAATTTAACGTTTATTTCCCCGATGAAGATATTCAAGGGCAAAAAGGATTTTCCTGCAACGAAGGCAAAAAAACCAGCACTCTTGAGTCATTCTTAATTGACGAACGCAAAACCACCCTTGACTTGTTGGTATTTGGTTTAGTACGGCGTTTGAACAGTCAAAAATGGTTAGGTAGAAATTAG
- a CDS encoding filamentous hemagglutinin N-terminal domain-containing protein: protein MDLSQAQIVPDTTLPKNSAVAPLDNMNKWKITEGTLAGNNLFHSFQQFIIPEMHTADFVNPSANIQNILVRVTGGSRSDIFGTLKTSGIGSPNLFLLNPHGILFGPNASLNVGGSFVATTANAIAFGNQGSFSASVPNNPALLTVNPSAFLFNQIVSSSIINQSTYQNPYTQSVVGLSVPNGKSLLLLGGNVSLDGGNLSAPGGRIELGAVKGEGSVELNANNQNLHLSYPQNLARGDISIINGSANVVSNGGGSLTINARNLEITRSNLTNGIIGDGTQAGDITLNATERINIRQSTISNNLGEIFLLANGNTGGVYIKAKSFFLSDSFIRSDIGAFLSSARGNTNGVHIQAESLSLNNSNISSDVNDGSMGNTGGIQIVADSVYINSDISSSPTGLSAITLGSGTTNGVFIEVNNSLVLKNSFINTRSNNNSTGNAGNINIQARDIFLTDASSLDTSSSSTGSAGNIVINTQGLFLDNRSSIRSETNGIANPGLIDITARTLTLANGAAILSRTTGSKNGGNIQINASESIKLIGFSPDSQSGLLISGFFTSTENERNLTASGNAGNIDIKTRSLQVRDGAVISARSRSVGDGGNINIIANTVDLAGGGQIVTSAFNNGNAGNITLEAKNGVRITSSEPTFAARVEQFGSESIDNDGANSGLFARVRGTERANAGNITVNARSLQLNNQGTITTGTTAGEGGNINLNIRDIVLLRNNSSISANAGTANAGGNGGNISINTKFLIAIPGENSDISANAFNGRGGRVDITAQSIFGIASRFRDTNFSDITASSQLGINGEVTITTPQVDPIQGLSELPTTVVDSSTLLAADCSKDEENDNSQFIVTGRGGLPDNPYEVLGSDILWSDTRGREIVAMKNQPVMTKSPSVNKTVAIVPANGWVFNGAGEVTLISDVSGAADNPVKSNAYACPKATAMK from the coding sequence ATGGACTTATCTCAGGCTCAAATTGTTCCTGATACAACCTTACCCAAAAATTCTGCTGTTGCACCGCTAGATAATATGAACAAATGGAAAATTACAGAGGGGACTTTAGCAGGTAATAACCTTTTTCATAGTTTTCAGCAATTTATTATTCCTGAAATGCACACAGCAGATTTTGTCAATCCTAGTGCAAATATTCAAAATATTTTAGTTCGAGTAACTGGTGGAAGCCGTTCTGATATTTTTGGAACTCTCAAAACTTCTGGAATTGGTAGTCCAAACTTATTTTTGCTGAATCCTCATGGAATCTTATTTGGCCCTAATGCTAGTTTAAATGTTGGTGGCTCATTTGTAGCTACAACAGCAAATGCGATCGCATTTGGTAATCAAGGTTCTTTCAGCGCATCTGTTCCCAATAATCCAGCATTGCTCACGGTTAATCCTTCGGCTTTTTTATTCAACCAAATTGTTAGTTCTTCTATTATCAATCAATCTACATATCAAAACCCATATACACAATCTGTAGTTGGTCTATCAGTTCCTAATGGTAAAAGTTTATTATTACTAGGTGGTAATGTTTCTTTAGATGGCGGAAATTTATCTGCTCCAGGTGGACGAATTGAGTTAGGCGCAGTAAAAGGAGAGGGAAGTGTAGAACTGAATGCAAATAATCAGAATCTGCATTTGAGTTATCCTCAGAACTTAGCGCGAGGAGATATTTCAATTATCAATGGATCTGCAAATGTAGTATCTAATGGTGGCGGTAGTTTGACTATCAATGCCAGAAATTTAGAAATTACAAGAAGTAATCTGACAAATGGTATTATCGGCGATGGAACTCAGGCGGGAGATATTACCCTTAATGCAACGGAAAGGATAAATATTAGACAGAGTACCATTAGCAATAATCTTGGAGAAATTTTTTTGTTAGCTAATGGTAATACTGGTGGTGTTTATATCAAGGCTAAGTCATTTTTCTTAAGTGATAGTTTTATTAGGAGTGATATTGGAGCATTTTTATCTTCAGCCAGAGGCAATACAAACGGGGTTCATATTCAGGCAGAGTCACTATCACTTAATAACAGTAACATTAGTAGTGATGTTAATGATGGTTCGATGGGCAATACTGGCGGTATTCAAATTGTGGCTGATTCGGTTTATATAAATAGCGACATATCAAGTAGCCCGACTGGATTAAGTGCTATCACTTTAGGGAGTGGCACTACAAATGGAGTATTTATAGAAGTAAACAATTCTCTTGTGTTAAAAAATAGTTTCATCAACACTCGTTCTAATAATAATAGCACTGGTAATGCTGGCAATATTAATATCCAAGCTAGAGACATATTTTTAACTGATGCTTCTTCTTTGGACACATCTTCATCGAGTACTGGCTCTGCTGGCAATATAGTAATTAATACTCAAGGACTTTTTTTGGATAATAGAAGTTCGATTAGAAGTGAAACCAATGGCATTGCTAATCCAGGACTAATTGATATTACGGCTAGGACTTTAACTTTAGCGAATGGTGCTGCAATTTTATCCAGAACCACTGGTTCAAAAAATGGAGGAAACATTCAAATTAATGCCAGTGAGTCAATCAAACTGATAGGATTTTCTCCAGATTCACAATCAGGATTATTGATTTCAGGGTTCTTTACTAGCACTGAGAATGAAAGGAATCTTACAGCATCTGGGAATGCAGGTAATATTGATATTAAAACTAGAAGTTTGCAGGTAAGAGATGGAGCAGTCATCAGCGCCCGTAGTAGAAGTGTTGGTGACGGAGGTAACATTAATATTATTGCTAACACCGTTGATTTGGCTGGTGGCGGTCAAATTGTTACTAGTGCTTTCAATAATGGCAATGCAGGTAACATCACTCTCGAAGCAAAAAATGGAGTGAGAATTACTAGTAGCGAGCCGACTTTTGCAGCGCGTGTGGAACAATTTGGCAGTGAATCAATTGATAATGATGGTGCTAATAGTGGTTTGTTTGCTCGTGTGCGAGGTACTGAACGCGCCAATGCTGGCAACATCACAGTAAATGCTCGTTCTTTACAACTTAATAATCAGGGAACAATCACCACTGGAACAACCGCTGGTGAAGGCGGAAATATTAATCTCAATATTAGAGATATTGTATTACTGCGAAATAATAGTAGTATTTCCGCCAATGCGGGTACTGCTAACGCCGGGGGTAATGGGGGAAATATCAGTATAAACACTAAATTTTTAATTGCTATTCCTGGTGAAAATAGCGACATTAGCGCCAATGCTTTTAATGGTAGAGGTGGCAGAGTAGATATTACAGCCCAAAGTATTTTTGGGATTGCGTCACGTTTCAGAGATACTAACTTTAGTGACATTACTGCTAGTTCTCAACTAGGAATCAATGGAGAAGTTACTATTACTACCCCACAAGTTGATCCTATCCAAGGCTTAAGTGAATTGCCTACCACAGTGGTTGATAGCTCAACATTACTGGCAGCTGATTGTTCAAAAGACGAAGAGAATGACAATAGCCAATTTATTGTGACAGGACGTGGTGGATTACCTGACAATCCGTATGAAGTGCTTGGTAGTGATATTTTGTGGTCAGATACTCGCGGTAGAGAGATTGTCGCGATGAAAAATCAACCTGTAATGACGAAATCACCTTCTGTAAACAAAACTGTGGCAATTGTACCTGCCAATGGTTGGGTGTTCAACGGCGCGGGAGAAGTTACTCTCATTTCTGATGTATCTGGGGCGGCTGATAATCCTGTAAAATCGAATGCTTACGCTTGCCCCAAAGCAACAGCGATGAAATAA
- the acsF gene encoding magnesium-protoporphyrin IX monomethyl ester (oxidative) cyclase, whose translation MVDSLKKPGFEEIRPGIKVPAKETLLTPRFYTTDFDEMARMDISVNEDELQAILEEFRTDYNRHHFVRDAEFEQSWDHIDGETRQLFIEFLERSCTAEFSGFLLYKELGRRLKDKSPVLAECFNLMSRDEARHAGFLNKAMSDFNLSLDLGFLTKSRNYTFFKPKFIFYATYLSEKIGYWRYITIYRHLEAHPEDRIYPIFRFFENWCQDENRHGDFFDAIMRAQPQMLNDWKAKLWSRFFLLSVFVTMYLNDIQRKDFYASIGLDAREYDIYVIKKTNETAGRVFPVILDVENPEFYDRLDLCIQNNEKLGAIANSNTPKFLQFFQKLPLYISNGWHFLKLYLMKPIDAATAHGMAR comes from the coding sequence ATGGTAGATTCCCTCAAAAAACCAGGCTTTGAAGAAATACGGCCAGGGATTAAAGTCCCGGCAAAAGAAACCTTATTAACACCACGGTTTTATACTACCGATTTTGATGAGATGGCACGGATGGACATCTCTGTAAATGAAGATGAGTTACAAGCCATCTTAGAAGAGTTCCGCACTGACTATAATCGCCATCACTTCGTTCGGGATGCCGAGTTTGAACAATCCTGGGATCACATCGACGGGGAAACTCGCCAGTTGTTCATTGAATTTCTAGAGCGTTCTTGTACAGCAGAATTTTCCGGCTTCTTGCTGTATAAGGAATTAGGCCGCCGCTTAAAAGATAAAAGCCCCGTCTTAGCTGAGTGTTTCAACCTGATGTCACGGGATGAAGCACGTCACGCTGGCTTTTTGAACAAAGCGATGTCAGACTTTAATTTGTCTCTAGATTTAGGGTTTTTGACAAAGAGCCGTAATTACACTTTCTTCAAACCCAAATTCATTTTCTACGCCACCTATCTTTCCGAAAAAATCGGTTATTGGCGTTATATCACTATTTATCGTCATCTAGAAGCGCATCCCGAAGACAGAATTTATCCAATTTTCCGGTTCTTTGAAAATTGGTGTCAGGATGAAAACCGTCATGGTGATTTCTTTGATGCCATCATGAGAGCGCAGCCACAAATGCTGAATGATTGGAAAGCAAAACTGTGGAGTCGGTTTTTCTTATTGTCTGTGTTTGTGACGATGTATCTCAATGACATCCAGCGCAAAGACTTTTACGCTTCTATTGGTTTAGATGCACGGGAATATGATATCTACGTCATCAAGAAAACCAATGAAACAGCAGGTAGAGTTTTCCCAGTGATTTTGGATGTGGAAAATCCAGAGTTTTACGATCGCCTGGATTTATGTATTCAGAATAACGAAAAATTGGGTGCGATCGCTAACTCTAATACACCCAAGTTCTTACAATTCTTCCAGAAGTTGCCATTATACATCTCCAATGGTTGGCACTTCTTGAAGTTGTACTTGATGAAGCCAATTGATGCGGCTACTGCTCATGGAATGGCTCGTTAG
- a CDS encoding DNA cytosine methyltransferase, with protein MEEAKLKFADLFAGIGGFRLAFEKAEYECVFSCEINEACRQVYFNNFGDIPEYDIRKIDIQNLPHFDVLTAGFPCQPFSICGRRKGFHDTRGTLFFHICEIIEHIKPPVVVLENVKHILHHDQGKTLEVILYSLEYIGYEVNYEILNSKDFGLPQNRERVVFVATKNRKFDFGFLKKTYPFPTLKEFLCTGGDFEYLNPQDYTMIENPKQQASGLIFVGYRNKNIWKTGIRPNTEHLSRVHHQPNRIYSIKGVHPTIPSQETSGRFFIYIPEEKAVRKLTIRECYRIMGFPNNFKIHSNLGECYKQIGNSVAIPVMYELANQIKKQFFENSNIENVIPNHYKNSYIEPHIQLELPL; from the coding sequence ATGGAGGAAGCAAAACTAAAATTTGCTGATTTATTTGCTGGAATTGGAGGTTTTAGATTAGCTTTTGAAAAAGCTGAGTATGAATGTGTATTTTCCTGCGAAATTAATGAAGCCTGCCGACAGGTTTATTTTAATAATTTTGGAGATATACCGGAATATGATATTAGAAAGATTGATATACAAAACTTACCTCACTTTGATGTTTTAACAGCGGGGTTTCCTTGCCAACCTTTTAGTATTTGCGGAAGAAGAAAAGGTTTTCACGATACTAGAGGTACTCTATTTTTCCATATTTGCGAAATTATTGAACATATTAAGCCTCCTGTTGTTGTACTTGAAAATGTTAAGCATATATTACATCATGATCAAGGAAAAACATTAGAAGTTATCTTATATTCCTTAGAATATATCGGTTATGAAGTAAATTACGAGATCCTTAACTCTAAGGATTTTGGATTGCCACAAAATAGAGAAAGAGTAGTATTTGTGGCTACGAAAAATAGAAAATTTGATTTTGGTTTTCTCAAAAAAACTTATCCGTTTCCTACTCTAAAAGAATTTTTGTGTACTGGGGGAGATTTTGAATATTTAAATCCTCAAGATTACACAATGATAGAAAATCCCAAACAACAAGCCTCTGGCTTAATTTTTGTAGGTTATCGCAATAAAAATATTTGGAAAACAGGTATTAGACCAAACACAGAACATTTATCTAGAGTTCATCATCAACCGAATAGAATATATTCTATTAAAGGTGTACATCCAACAATACCTTCTCAAGAGACTTCCGGTAGATTTTTTATTTATATCCCCGAAGAAAAAGCTGTTCGGAAATTAACTATTAGAGAGTGTTATAGAATTATGGGTTTCCCTAATAATTTTAAAATCCATAGTAATTTAGGAGAGTGTTATAAGCAAATAGGTAATTCTGTGGCTATACCAGTAATGTATGAACTTGCTAATCAAATTAAGAAACAATTCTTTGAAAATTCAAATATTGAAAATGTAATCCCTAATCATTATAAAAATTCTTATATTGAGCCACATATTCAACTAGAATTGCCCCTTTGA
- the uvrC gene encoding excinuclease ABC subunit UvrC, giving the protein MTTSAQILPLVKDPERLESRLAEIPPEPGVYFMRDGSDRIIYIGKSRKLRSRVRSYFREGYNKSERIATMARQVTEIEFIVTDTEAEALALEANLIKQHQPYFNVLLKDDKKYPYLCITWSENYPRIFITRKRQLGKEKDKFYGPYTDTGLLREILRISKRIFSLRQRPQPLFKDRPCLNYDMGRCPGVCQQLISPEEYRKTVQKVAMVFQGRTQELIDILTEQMQTAAEALNFESAARIRDQISGLKSLTADQKVSLPDDTVSRDAIALAADTQHACIQLFQIRAGQLVGRLAFVADAQAEPGAILQRVLEEHYQTADAVEIPAEILVQHDLPDAEILADVLTQRKGRKVTIFTPQRQTKAELIEMVERNAQYELQRMQKLGDRNNQAMQDLADILDLPDLPHRIEGYDISHIQGSNAVASQVVFIDGLPGKQYYRHYKIKNPTVTIGHSDDFASLAEVIQRRFRKYSEDTQLPRAGNPDWPDLIMIDGGKGQLSSVVAVLQEMNLLEDLRVVSLAKQREEIFLPGESQPLPTKAEQPGVQLLRRLRDEAHRFAVSFHRQQRSDKLRRSRLDEISGLGHHRQKQLLGHFRSVDYIRQATPAQLAEVAGIGTRLAQEIYDYFHPS; this is encoded by the coding sequence GTGACAACATCTGCTCAAATACTACCACTGGTTAAAGATCCAGAGCGTCTAGAAAGCCGACTAGCTGAAATCCCACCGGAACCAGGAGTTTATTTTATGCGGGATGGCAGCGATCGCATTATATATATAGGTAAGTCACGGAAATTGCGATCGCGTGTCCGTTCTTATTTTCGTGAAGGTTACAATAAAAGCGAACGCATCGCCACAATGGCGAGACAAGTAACAGAAATTGAATTTATTGTCACTGATACCGAAGCCGAAGCTTTGGCGTTGGAAGCAAATTTAATCAAGCAGCACCAGCCATATTTTAATGTACTGCTCAAAGATGATAAAAAATATCCATATCTTTGTATCACTTGGTCAGAAAACTATCCCCGCATCTTCATCACGCGCAAACGCCAACTAGGTAAAGAAAAAGATAAATTCTACGGGCCTTATACAGATACAGGTTTATTAAGAGAAATCCTCCGCATTAGTAAGCGCATCTTTTCTTTGCGACAACGACCACAACCTTTATTTAAAGACCGTCCCTGTTTAAATTATGATATGGGGCGTTGTCCTGGTGTCTGTCAACAATTGATTTCCCCAGAAGAATACCGCAAAACTGTGCAGAAAGTGGCGATGGTGTTTCAAGGTAGAACTCAGGAATTAATTGATATTTTGACCGAACAAATGCAAACAGCCGCCGAAGCTTTAAATTTTGAATCGGCGGCGCGGATACGTGACCAAATTTCTGGTTTAAAATCTCTGACGGCGGATCAAAAAGTATCTTTACCAGATGATACAGTTTCGCGGGATGCCATAGCTTTAGCCGCCGATACACAACACGCCTGCATTCAATTATTTCAAATTCGCGCTGGACAATTAGTCGGACGTTTAGCGTTTGTCGCTGATGCACAAGCTGAACCAGGTGCAATTTTACAACGCGTTTTAGAAGAACATTATCAAACTGCTGATGCGGTGGAAATTCCCGCCGAAATTTTGGTACAGCATGATTTACCCGACGCAGAAATATTAGCGGATGTTTTAACTCAGCGTAAGGGTAGAAAAGTCACAATTTTCACGCCTCAGCGCCAAACTAAGGCAGAATTAATTGAGATGGTCGAGCGTAACGCCCAATACGAATTACAAAGAATGCAAAAATTGGGCGATCGTAATAATCAAGCTATGCAAGATTTAGCTGATATTCTCGACTTACCAGACTTACCCCACCGCATTGAAGGTTACGACATTTCCCACATCCAAGGTTCTAATGCTGTTGCTTCCCAAGTTGTATTTATCGATGGTTTACCGGGTAAGCAATACTATCGCCATTACAAAATTAAAAATCCCACCGTCACAATTGGTCATTCTGATGATTTTGCCAGTTTAGCTGAAGTGATTCAACGGCGGTTTCGCAAGTATAGCGAAGATACCCAACTACCACGCGCCGGAAATCCTGACTGGCCTGATTTAATTATGATTGATGGCGGTAAAGGTCAGCTGTCTTCAGTCGTCGCTGTTTTGCAAGAGATGAACTTACTAGAAGACTTGCGGGTTGTCAGTTTGGCAAAACAGCGCGAAGAGATTTTTTTACCGGGAGAGTCACAACCCTTACCAACCAAAGCAGAACAACCAGGAGTCCAATTACTCAGACGGTTACGAGATGAAGCCCATCGGTTTGCTGTGAGTTTCCATCGTCAACAACGCAGTGATAAACTGAGGCGATCGCGTTTAGATGAAATCTCCGGCTTAGGACATCATCGCCAAAAGCAACTATTAGGACATTTTCGCTCAGTCGATTATATCCGCCAAGCTACACCCGCACAACTCGCCGAAGTTGCGGGAATTGGGACAAGACTAGCGCAGGAAATTTACGATTACTTTCATCCCTCGTGA